The following DNA comes from Miscanthus floridulus cultivar M001 chromosome 5, ASM1932011v1, whole genome shotgun sequence.
GTTGCCTTGATCTGGACTCGTAATCCCCGATGGCAGGCTCTCTTCTGTGATTCACCCTTGTGGTGTTGATCGCGAAGATCCAGAGGTCCGTGCTGAGGTAGAGTTGGTCGGTAATCATTTCTAGACGAGTTCGTTCCTTCCTTCGAATTTGCCTCTGCTCGAGTGTTCTCTGCCCCAGATCCACCCTGGCGGCGGTACCGGACTATCTATTTCGCCCCCAGTACCTGACCCGAGATCAGAAGCGCATCGGcactatggagactcagctcaaCGAACTGACCCAGATGATGAAGGCGTTGCAAGCTCAGAACTCTTCGATCCAACGCACTCTCGACGACAATCTCGCGACGCTCCATGATGTGGGCGTGTGGCGGCCGAAGATCGATGTCAAGGTAGACGAGCTGCATCAATCCGTCGTCGACCTCCAACAGAAGGTGGATTCACTCCCTTCGCGTCCTCAAGCATCTGACGCGGCGACGCGCGTCTTCGACACGGAAGAAATCGATCTGACGAAGTCTGCGGCTCCTCATCATGCTGCGACTTCTTCAGCAATCTCGCTGCCTATTGGCGCCGGCGTTGAAACCAGTAACCGGGGAATTGGCCACGGGGTGGTTACCACCTTAGTGCCTACCCCGATCAAAGGTGCGAACACTATTGCTCACCCTTCTGTTGTTACATTAGAGTCTCAGATGCCGTTCGATCTGACAAAGGCTATTCCTCAGTTTGATTTCCCTAAATTCGATGGCAAAAATCCCAAACTCTGGCAAAAGCAGTGTGAATCATATTTTGATGTCTATGCTATTCATCCTAATAT
Coding sequences within:
- the LOC136452017 gene encoding uncharacterized protein, yielding METQLNELTQMMKALQAQNSSIQRTLDDNLATLHDVGVWRPKIDVKVDELHQSVVDLQQKVDSLPSRPQASDAATRVFDTEEIDLTKSAAPHHAATSSAISLPIGAGVETSNRGIGHGVVTTLVPTPIKGRGAVRSTFQGQQTPRWGFIDQALFHQMFPSKNLDCYSIYWYHKTS